ACCTGCCGGATGGCATCCATCGCTTCGATGCTGTCATTGAGGCCGGGGATCACGGGAATGCGGATGATCACTGCCGGGCTTTTGCCGTGGAGGGACTTAAGGTTCTTCAGGATCAGCTCATTGCCCACCCCGGTATAAGTCTCGTGCAGTCGCTTATCAATAGTCTTCAGGTCAAATAGCATAAGGTCGGTCAGCGAGGCAACTTCATTGAAAACCTCTTCTGGGGCATGGCCCGAGGTATCCACGGCGGTATGTATGCCGGCATCCCTGCAAAGGAGCAGCAACTCCTTCAGAATGGCTGCCTGCTGCAGGGGCTCTCCCCCTGAGAAGGTGACGCCACCACCACTTTCCTCAAAAAACAAAAGGTCTTTGCCCAGGATAGTCATCACCTCTTTGGCCGAATAATAACGCCCCACATTCTCTGTCACCACCTGC
This region of Bacteroides sp. genomic DNA includes:
- a CDS encoding glycyl-radical enzyme activating protein, whose amino-acid sequence is MQGLLFDIRRYSVHDGPGIRTTVFFKGCPLNCLWCHNPEGINPEPQPIRRNLPLNGQQQVVTENVGRYYSAKEVMTILGKDLLFFEESGGGVTFSGGEPLQQAAILKELLLLCRDAGIHTAVDTSGHAPEEVFNEVASLTDLMLFDLKTIDKRLHETYTGVGNELILKNLKSLHGKSPAVIIRIPVIPGLNDSIEAMDAIRQVMQDSGARIEAVNLLPHHRLGRQKYEALGMQEPPAFGPEISKVEMKRLMGVFEEMGFKAKIGG